A section of the Desulfatiglans anilini DSM 4660 genome encodes:
- a CDS encoding archease, whose product MQAIAYRRSEIQVLDHTADLGIIVKSPDLQTLFEDAAGYMMQMMVAPLEEGIGHDFAIRVEASDLEDLMVRWLGEILYLFEGEGQIVTSVRIEALSPCSLSAVVRQTPFDAEVHEVLCEIKAVTYHQIEVRERAGRWESRIIFDV is encoded by the coding sequence ATGCAGGCGATCGCTTACAGACGCTCGGAGATCCAGGTGCTGGATCACACGGCCGATCTAGGCATCATTGTAAAGAGTCCTGATCTTCAAACCCTTTTCGAAGATGCGGCCGGGTATATGATGCAGATGATGGTCGCCCCCTTGGAAGAGGGGATCGGCCATGATTTCGCGATACGGGTCGAGGCCTCGGACCTCGAGGACCTGATGGTCCGATGGCTGGGGGAGATCCTCTATCTTTTCGAGGGCGAGGGGCAGATCGTCACTTCGGTCCGCATCGAGGCGCTCTCGCCCTGCTCTCTTTCGGCCGTAGTGAGGCAAACCCCTTTCGACGCCGAGGTTCACGAGGTCCTCTGCGAGATCAAGGCGGTGACCTACCACCAGATAGAGGTTCGCGAACGAGCAGGCCGCTGGGAATCCCGCATCATTTTTGACGTCTAG
- a CDS encoding Slp family lipoprotein gives MKKKTGTTWILVAALFLLGACSPISPQLRHSSEVDVPFETLVSEADAHKGKTVLLGGKVLSIQPEAARTLITVQQCPLNHEGRPHCKTDSGGVFLVSYHGKPLGPLSRPDQEITAVGKIIGLEKNDGSYCASGCLVIESEDVYLWAMAPPADYKLWPRYPYDRGARSWEGY, from the coding sequence ATGAAAAAGAAGACAGGAACGACGTGGATTTTGGTTGCGGCGCTCTTTCTGCTCGGAGCGTGTTCGCCTATCTCACCGCAGCTCCGTCATTCGTCCGAGGTGGATGTGCCCTTCGAGACGCTGGTTTCCGAAGCGGATGCCCATAAGGGAAAGACCGTTCTTTTGGGCGGGAAGGTCCTTTCTATCCAGCCGGAAGCCGCTCGAACCCTTATCACCGTGCAGCAATGTCCCCTGAATCATGAAGGCCGCCCCCACTGCAAAACGGATTCAGGCGGTGTGTTCCTGGTCTCCTACCACGGGAAGCCCCTGGGACCTCTGAGCAGGCCGGATCAGGAGATAACGGCGGTCGGGAAAATCATCGGGCTAGAGAAAAATGACGGCAGTTACTGCGCCTCAGGCTGCCTCGTGATCGAGTCCGAAGATGTCTACCTCTGGGCGATGGCGCCGCCGGCGGATTACAAACTGTGGCCCCGTTATCCCTACGACCGCGGCGCAAGGTCCTGGGAGGGTTATTAG